The genomic window aAGCTCACCTATTATGCAAGTAAgcttatcatttataaaatatatgaattatattttattatatgtactaATTcagaatttttgtttctagGTATCTGTTGGAACAAGTGAGGTCCCAATTAATCCTTTAGAAAATCAACCTCCACCTAAAGCACCAACAATCTCAATACCTAATGAATCTTTTAGTTTAAATAATGGACATGTAGCGAAAACGTATATGCTTTTATTGAGGGTATATTGTATGTCTAACAATAGCTGCCTTATACATAGCTGTGATTTAgaaggtatatataaaattatgtcagagtgaaaataaacaaatttcaaattttgataatgtttgtaaataatatgtaaatattaatatatgtttttcttGTAGAACCAGCACAGAAACGTCGAAAGTCTTCTGCAGGTTCAATTAAAAGTAGCGGCGAAGAAGTAAAATTGTATGGCTCTGAGCTCATAGTATATGATAAGCATAACAGATGTCTTCTGACAGATGGTGATTATGAATTAGGTTTGCAGGAAGTACAAACTAATGTTAGATCCAGCCCAAAAAAATACAGTTCTTGGGAATCTGTACCTGACATTAAAGAGTGTGGTCCTTTTGAAGTGTTCAGTAGAGGTCCTACATTAAAATTTAGACTTAGTTGGACTATGGAGCCAAGTAATGGTTTAGTGGACAGACCTGCTCCTATTCACCCAGTGCCAAGCGGTgacaataaagaaaatcgatcaaGCAACAGTAAGTTGCTGCTACTATACGAATAGTgtgttctatttatttaaatagcattagatatatatatcatagtgCATATATAATTCCTTCAGCTGGCTTTGAGCGTTCTTCCacaaatcataataataataacaccaataataacaataatacaaCACTGCCAACACCTAGTCCATTGACCCCATCAAGAATGTCTGTATCCACTGAAAAAATGGAGAATTCAATGGGTACCCAACAAAtagtttatcaatttttatacaataataacagTCGTCAGCAAACAGAGGCTTGTGAGGATCTTCATTGCCCATGGTGTTCATTAGATTGTGGGAAGCTCTACTCTCTTTTAAAACATTTGAAGTTATGTCATTCTAGATTTACGTTTACTTACGTGGTGAGTTGTTcttggaaaacaaaaaaaaatgtctgataattttttttattgaacgtTAATTGATAAGTAAGTATATCATTTTTAGCCAATACCACAAGGTGCCCGTATAGATGTAGCAATAAACGAATGTTATGATGGTTCATATGCTGGTAGTCCACATGAATTAATCACTCAACCATCTGGGGTAGCTTTTTCACGTACAGGCCCAACTAGACGTACGAgtgtaacaaatattttagtCTGTCGGCCAAAGAGAACAAAACCGAGTTTATCCGAATTTCTTGAACttgatgaaaatgaatttgaaaGCCAAAGACCTTACATCACTGGACATAATAGGTAggattgataatattttatttaaggaCAAGAgtttcattgttttttatttgcatCATTAAGTTTTTGtgtatatagattatatcATCACACTGTCACTTGTTTGCCTATTTATCCAAAAGAAATGGATATTGATTCTGAAGGAGAAAATGATCCAAAATGGTTACAAACAAAGACAATGATGATGATTGATGATTTTACTGACGTTAATGAAggtgaaaaagaattaatgaaaatgtgGAATTTACATGTAATGAAGTATGGATATGTAGGAGACTGCCAAATACCATTGGCTTGCCAAATGTTTTTAGAAACCAAAGGAAAGGAATTacttatgaaaaatttatatcggaATTTTGTACTACATATGtgcagtttatttgattttggTTTAATTAGTCCTGTTATTCTTTATCAGACAATTCAAAAGTTGCAGGAGATTATGAAAGAAGGAGGTGAAAATGGTGATGTTCGCAAAGTTTTGCAAAAATCTCATGAGGCTCAAGTAGAAAGATGGGTTTCTACAGGTTTTCAAGCATCTACTGATGTTACTACTGCTAAAGCAAGTGGTACAAAAATCAGTTTTAATAATGACTGTTCAAGTTCTAATGCTAGAAGGAAAACTTCGCTCCCTTTGGGGTCACCAAATTCTCAAAATGTAAAATCTACTGTTTCTATGCATATGTTTCAGTCAACACATTAAcgtttattttgattttatgtGCAGTtttgacaaattaaaaatatatcagaaAGGAACGTTAAATTTGTTCCTGTTTAAATAATCTGCATTAGTTCAAAATGcactttattaattaataattatatattggcaacaatgttattttttaaacatatagTATCATACTGATTTTTTTATGGTCTAGTCAATGATACTGTTCatgttatctatattttatatctttggaTGTTACAACTATTGATACAAATGATTTCAAACTTATGctcgtaattatatataaaattctctgcctcataaaaattataggaCACCTTTATTTGTAATAGAATTGGATTTTGTGATAAAAAGCATTGACCCTAAAGACAATCAATTTTTGGggaattattgtttaaaagtAGGACTCTTTCTTGAATCTTCTTGAAAAGTAGTCCTTAACTTCTGCTTACAAATAATCGAAGTATGTCAAGTATTTTTTGTACATGCTGTTCTTTTATacagtaaaataattatgtactttatagaatgtttatttaaattatcttataacttatcatattaatattttaacatctAAATTCACATGGATGTATTAAACAGGTATTTTATTGACGATAACGCGTCATGATCAAAGacagaatttaattaattaaaattgatctaTTGTGCtctatttgaaatattcaaatctTAAATTGTAAATGTTATTCTGTAAAAGAAGGAACGCATAGATTGAAAGTGCCTTTACCAAACTAGCAGGTCTGTATGTGAGAGTAACAATAGGCCAGTTTGGGgatctgtatatgtatattttgtttcctACACATGTTATAGGTCATTGTTCTCTCATACAAGCTTGTAAATCGGAGCTAGTGCATCATGATGAAACGTTTACTTGAGTGTAATATATGACTTTTACTGCCCATAGTTGTTCGAAGAAACGTCTACATTcctttacatatattatctaccatttctttatatctgttttATTAGTTATTCATTATAAACGTGCTCCTAATGTTTGTTAAGAATTTTGgaatcttcgttttcttcgaacgaCTTCAACTACTGtccattaatattattgtctaTGCTAGgatgtaaatagaaaaaaaattacaataaaatacatGGACATAAAAATAAGTggtaattattacttttgtttaaaattcaaatatatagaaacattttcAAAGTTTATCTAATGATACATTGTATTAGACTGCAATGAAATTTGttagtaaaagagagaaagagagagagagagagagagagagagatttttagtattttattatatctctcatatacattttatgaaacaagagaattttaaaaacaaattgtaTGAAATTGGTTTCATCTAATTGTCTGAAGGAACCAGTTGTCATCACAAATTTTAACTTTTGATAATACTATTTATCCAAGGAAATGAATGTTGTAATccatgatataaaattttttatttatccccAAATTTTTGTAATCCACATCCTGTAGAATGTCAAAATCTGTCTTGCCTATTATACCTTATAATGACAAAAGATATGATAACTTTCAAGGtaattgaaaattgttatatatgttttttaagaaattaattaaataatataaattatttagagAAATCAACATCAAAAGTTAAGaatcttataaaattatgGAAATCTGCTAATGTGAAGTTAAGTCTTCTTTGCAACCTTGACAATATTGATGCTATAAGTGTTTATGGAATAtcaagaaagattttttttcgtttacaaaagtattataattatataagctTGAAACTCTTGCCTTATTCAAATGAAAAGTGTTTTTCTGGAAATATAAAGCAATGCTACAGACTTGATAAATGCCAACGAAACAGTCTTCATCTTTTCACTAAACTACATAGTTTAAAAAAGCATACTAGACTTAtacaaaatcaaaagaaaataagatatattaaccatgatataagaaacaattatttgtccatcaataaaaaacagaataacaaagaagaaataaatagtaaaattaattcaaattataACTATACATGGAATTCTAATGGAATGCAGAATTGTACAGTTACAACTACTTTTTTTCCTAAaattgaaatggaaaaaactcttccattatataatattgtggATTTATTTGCAAACTTGAATTTAGgtcaagtaaaaaataatactattcCTGTTAATGTGTATGAAACAAACTATGAAAAGGATCCGGATAATGCACACAATGATAAATCAACTTTAtccaataatataaattctatgtGCAAAGTTATGATGGAAGAATCATTTCATCATCCTTTTACTGgtaaatcaaatgaaattatacaattatcaaattataattatatcaatacgAATTATTCTAATACACAATGtaaagtaaattttaattctgaagataatttaaaaaacttaaagtatttgataaatgatatatcTGATATCCCACCTAAAGAAACTATACAAGTACATTCTGAAGATGTTTCATGCAAAACTCGTTCTATACAGTGGAGTACTGAAGTTGATGTGATTTATTATACTGGTGATGCAAATGGaggtaaataatttctacaatatacaagaaaaaaaaaactgaaaatttttttctatcttttagaTAAGGTAATATGGAGAGAAATAGAGCCACTTCATGAAGAAGCATACCAACAGGCAAATCATAATGATCTTCAGATAACTctgacaaataaaaatataatttcttctatGAATAATTATCAGTCTTTTGATTCTTAAGTTGGTACAATTACTAAATCAATTTGTAAAGATCTATAACGTATTATTAAagacaatattattaaataatatatttcatatattacatattctccatatatttacttatctttaatattaattttattttctattttcattagaATCATATGTTGTACTCtctcatatttaaaaaatcgtgGAAAATCTATTTTCACATATTCTATATTCCAGTTAAGATTTCGTCTTTGAATACAACGTAGAAATTCTTCATACATTGGAGCAACAGTTTCCATATTAGCAACAGTGAAAACATATCTTTTCTCCAAAGCAATGTAAGCTGTTTTTGGAACTTCCTTACTTAAGAGTTTTTCTAACGTTGTAACAAATCCATTTGTTATAACATCATCATAAATCActgaaaaacaaaatgtttttagtaatttgtttcattttatccaATTATAAACTTACCATCTGCAGCTATGAAAATATCTGTCatattaactttttcttctaaacTTTTAGAccattttaaatttaaaaaatttaattcttctaTATGAAATTTACATTTCACATAAGATATATTCCTCATAAAATTTCGTTTCactaattttaatatctcacCTAAATTAATATCTAGATGATAAGAAGTAcaaacattaataatttaataacagTACTTTTACAAAAGTACTATATCTTTcatctattattatcatcacctgtacaaattatttcttttgctaAAAAACTAGCAATAATGCTAGTTAAACCAACACCAGATCCTAATtccataattattttttccttaaatAAATCAGGGttggataaaatataatcagcTAATAAAAGAGCACCTCGCCATACCTGCAAACCTACCATTTGCAATTCTGTCGATACACTGtgttctaaaataaaaagtagttttaaaatttttgataaattaatgtataaaaaatatatacctatatataaaacacttTCTTCATCTCTGTCTATATTCaaatcatcatcttcatcatactctatcgcttttatttttgattttgattttgattttatcatGTAAGAAGGACACTTAAAGATAAATTGGGTAATAGCACCTAATAGTGAAAAACGGACGATggttattttataagaaaaaaaaattagcacATATGggataaataacataaaaaattaaaaactaataaaCTTACTATTATTTGTGAGTTTTTCTGAATGTTTATCATcctctaaaaatatttctgatgttattttatgtatagacatctaaaaacaatatatttacaaatgcaCT from Vespula vulgaris chromosome 13, iyVesVulg1.1, whole genome shotgun sequence includes these protein-coding regions:
- the LOC127068610 gene encoding polycomb protein suz12-B isoform X1, whose translation is MPPKKREKELDGQKGPRMDQIQADHELFLQAFEKPTQIYRFLRTRNQISPIFLYRNLTYMRQRMSRSHKSRRGFKIDTILERLMSKNNQEQTLGVRGYMTLTFLGFYDKKIEASQDPVKVETLLLKICHKKRKDVSSPIMQVSVGTSEVPINPLENQPPPKAPTISIPNESFSLNNGHVAKTYMLLLRVYCMSNNSCLIHSCDLEEPAQKRRKSSAGSIKSSGEEVKLYGSELIVYDKHNRCLLTDGDYELGLQEVQTNVRSSPKKYSSWESVPDIKECGPFEVFSRGPTLKFRLSWTMEPSNGLVDRPAPIHPVPSGDNKENRSSNTGFERSSTNHNNNNTNNNNNTTLPTPSPLTPSRMSVSTEKMENSMGTQQIVYQFLYNNNSRQQTEACEDLHCPWCSLDCGKLYSLLKHLKLCHSRFTFTYVPIPQGARIDVAINECYDGSYAGSPHELITQPSGVAFSRTGPTRRTSVTNILVCRPKRTKPSLSEFLELDENEFESQRPYITGHNRLYHHTVTCLPIYPKEMDIDSEGENDPKWLQTKTMMMIDDFTDVNEGEKELMKMWNLHVMKYGYVGDCQIPLACQMFLETKGKELLMKNLYRNFVLHMCSLFDFGLISPVILYQTIQKLQEIMKEGGENGDVRKVLQKSHEAQVERWVSTGFQASTDVTTAKASGTKISFNNDCSSSNARRKTSLPLGSPNSQNVKSTVSMHMFQSTH
- the LOC127068610 gene encoding polycomb protein suz12-B isoform X2 gives rise to the protein MPPKKREKELDGQKGPRMDQIQADHELFLQAFEKPTQIYRFLRTRNQISPIFLYRNLTYMRQRMSRSHKSRRGFKIDTILERLMSKNNQEQTLGVRGYMTLTFLGFYDKKIEASQDPVKVETLLLKICHKKRKDVSSPIMQVSVGTSEVPINPLENQPPPKAPTISIPNESFSLNNGHVAKTYMLLLRVYCMSNNSCLIHSCDLEEPAQKRRKSSAGSIKSSGEEVKLYGSELIVYDKHNRCLLTDGDYELGLQEVQTNVRSSPKKYSSWESVPDIKECGPFEVFSRGPTLKFRLSWTMEPSNGLVDRPAPIHPVPSGDNKENRSSNTGFERSSTNHNNNNTNNNNNTTLPTPSPLTPSRMSVSTEKMENSMGTQQIVYQFLYNNNSRQQTEACEDLHCPWCSLDCGKLYSLLKHLKLCHSRFTFTYVPIPQGARIDVAINECYDGSYAGSPHELITQPSGVAFSRTGPTRRTSVTNILVCRPKRTKPSLSEFLELDENEFESQRPYITGHNRLYHHTVTCLPIYPKEMDIDSEGENDPKWLQTKTMMMIDDFTDVNEGEKELMKMWNLHVMKYGYVGDCQIPLACQMFLETKGKELLMKNLYRNFVLHMCSLFDFGLISPVILYQTIQKLQEIMKEGGENGDVRKVLQKSHEAQVERWVSTGFQASTDVTTAKASGTKISFNNDCSSSNARRKTSLPLGSPNSQNRNQHQKLRIL
- the LOC127068610 gene encoding polycomb protein suz12-B isoform X3, whose protein sequence is MRQRMSRSHKSRRGFKIDTILERLMSKNNQEQTLGVRGYMTLTFLGFYDKKIEASQDPVKVETLLLKICHKKRKDVSSPIMQVSVGTSEVPINPLENQPPPKAPTISIPNESFSLNNGHVAKTYMLLLRVYCMSNNSCLIHSCDLEEPAQKRRKSSAGSIKSSGEEVKLYGSELIVYDKHNRCLLTDGDYELGLQEVQTNVRSSPKKYSSWESVPDIKECGPFEVFSRGPTLKFRLSWTMEPSNGLVDRPAPIHPVPSGDNKENRSSNTGFERSSTNHNNNNTNNNNNTTLPTPSPLTPSRMSVSTEKMENSMGTQQIVYQFLYNNNSRQQTEACEDLHCPWCSLDCGKLYSLLKHLKLCHSRFTFTYVPIPQGARIDVAINECYDGSYAGSPHELITQPSGVAFSRTGPTRRTSVTNILVCRPKRTKPSLSEFLELDENEFESQRPYITGHNRLYHHTVTCLPIYPKEMDIDSEGENDPKWLQTKTMMMIDDFTDVNEGEKELMKMWNLHVMKYGYVGDCQIPLACQMFLETKGKELLMKNLYRNFVLHMCSLFDFGLISPVILYQTIQKLQEIMKEGGENGDVRKVLQKSHEAQVERWVSTGFQASTDVTTAKASGTKISFNNDCSSSNARRKTSLPLGSPNSQNVKSTVSMHMFQSTH
- the LOC127068613 gene encoding methyltransferase-like protein 22 isoform X2, which encodes MSIHKITSEIFLEDDKHSEKLTNNSAITQFIFKCPSYMIKSKSKSKIKAIEYDEDDDLNIDRDEESVLYIGIYFLYINLSKILKLLFILEHSVSTELQMVGLQVWRGALLLADYILSNPDLFKEKIIMELGSGVGLTSIIASFLAKEIICTDINLGEILKLVKRNFMRNISYVKCKFHIEELNFLNLKWSKSLEEKVNMTDIFIAADVIYDDVITNGFVTTLEKLLSKEVPKTAYIALEKRYVFTVANMETVAPMYEEFLRCIQRRNLNWNIEYVKIDFPRFFKYERVQHMILMKIENKINIKDK
- the LOC127068613 gene encoding methyltransferase-like protein 22 isoform X3; its protein translation is MFVTLYSEVRMSIHKITSEIFLEDDKHSEKLTNNSAITQFIFKCPSYMIKSKSKSKIKAIEYDEDDDLNIDRDEESVLYIEHSVSTELQMVGLQVWRGALLLADYILSNPDLFKEKIIMELGSGVGLTSIIASFLAKEIICTDINLGEILKLVKRNFMRNISYVKCKFHIEELNFLNLKWSKSLEEKVNMTDIFIAADVIYDDVITNGFVTTLEKLLSKEVPKTAYIALEKRYVFTVANMETVAPMYEEFLRCIQRRNLNWNIEYVKIDFPRFFKYERVQHMILMKIENKINIKDK
- the LOC127068613 gene encoding methyltransferase-like protein 22 isoform X1 → MFVTLYSEVRMSIHKITSEIFLEDDKHSEKLTNNSAITQFIFKCPSYMIKSKSKSKIKAIEYDEDDDLNIDRDEESVLYIGIYFLYINLSKILKLLFILEHSVSTELQMVGLQVWRGALLLADYILSNPDLFKEKIIMELGSGVGLTSIIASFLAKEIICTDINLGEILKLVKRNFMRNISYVKCKFHIEELNFLNLKWSKSLEEKVNMTDIFIAADVIYDDVITNGFVTTLEKLLSKEVPKTAYIALEKRYVFTVANMETVAPMYEEFLRCIQRRNLNWNIEYVKIDFPRFFKYERVQHMILMKIENKINIKDK